The genomic interval ATGTTCTAGTTCCTATATTCGCTCAGTCGTTTTGTACTACAGGTCTAAGTGAAAAGAACATATCAGCCTGTTTTGATAGGTACACAATAAagttatggaaaaaaacaaaactacggTAAAGTGTGACGTCCTTAGTTATGAGACCACGAGTACGGCGGCTCGCCAGGGTCCAATTCCTCGCGCCGCCGGTTCATGACGAACCGATGACCTGTTGACACTTTCCATTGAAACATaactcgcgcacacacaccgccacacacccagacacagaCACGGTGGTCAAGAAGAAACGTAAAGTCTTTTACCTCATTTACAAACGTCGACGACAACGTCTCTTGTTGACAGCGACGACGACGCTTCCGGGTCCGGAAGAGGCGTCTTGTACTGTCCTTATCGGCGGCGCggggcattatgggaaatgtggtTCTTCTGTCCCTCACCTGCGTGTCCCGCAGAACTAGGCGagcagagccgttgagagagagtaTCGGCTATATACAGGGCCGGAGTGGGTAATCGGGAGATTCGGGCATGATCCCGACGCCCGGGATTTACACTAAAACACTGAATCTGGATTAGAATGATCCGGTTTTTTGCATCCAGTGTTTTTCCTGTCCACAATCACGTAATCCAGATGACCATACGATGACTGTCGTCACGGCTTTTCAAAGCAGCGTTGGATTGGTTCACCTGATCCAcattaggggttagggttaaaaaaaaagaaaagaaaacatccctTTCCATTTAAATGTCGTTTAAACAGTCAGAGCCTCGTCTGACCCACAACCAATTAAATAAACATGGATGTATTATTCATGTACATTAGGGTTGGAACAAAGAACATTCGGTAACTGTAGTTGAGTGAgtgatttgtttctctgtttgtatGAGCCACTGgttgatttatatatatatatatatatatatatatatatgctatgTATGTGTATTGGTGCAATGTCTGTGTTCGACCACTAGGGGGCATCGCCGGCTcgtgacaaagacaaaacacagacacacacacacacagacacacacacacacacacacacacacacacacacagggggaggagcagatgaAATCGAAAGTGTTCAGTCAGTCTCAACTGAGCagaacaggaggaaaaacaggaaactaCCGAAGGTGAGTTCATATTGTTTGACttgagttttttctctcattcattaataataaatatggcATTTACCAACATGAGACGAGTGTGTAGAAGCTGTTCTCCGATCAGTTGGTGATGCAGGTGAGGCCCGTGCACAAAGAGCCAGGGGCCCCGAGAGAGGCGCCATGTTTTTATTGATCATTGTTACAGTAAGAACATgatcaacacaaacactctgtGACTGCGAttagttcagtgtgtgtgtgtgtgtgtgtgtgtgtgtgtgtgtgtgtgtgtgtctgtgtgtgtgtgtgtgtgtgtgtgtgtgtgtctgtgtgtgtgtgcgtctgtgtctctgtgtgtgtgtgtgtgtctctgtgtgtgtgtgtgtgtgtgtgtgtgtgtgtgtctctgtgtgtgagcatgtgtgtgtgtgtgtgtgtgtgtgtgtctgtgtgtgtgtgcgtctgtgtctctgtgtgtgtgtgtgtgtctctgtgtgtgtgtgtgtgtgtgtgtgtgtctctgtgtgtgtctgtgtttatgcgtgtgggtatgtgtgtgtgtgtctgtgtgtgtctgtgtgtgagcatgtgtgtgtgtgtgtgtgtgtgtgtgtgtgtcagtcagtgggcgtggtcttctGGAATCCTGGTCAGACTTCTTTTTCTGTTACATTAAAGTTATGATCTGTCACCAGGTTGTTTGCTCTTGACTGTGGTAAAACTAGGACTTTGTTTGGATCTTGTTCGATGAACTTCTCTGATCGTTTTGCCTCAGAAACTCTGTTTAAACCTGGTGATCAGTCACGAGACCATTGCCGAACTTTGgatgtatataaaatatgtgtggTTTTAATTCTACATGTAAAGAAACGAGGACTGAGTTTATCATAATGAGCTcgtgtgtctccagtgttggagcttcacctctcagaccagagaagatgagtgatctggaggaagacgaggacagagcagagtctccagtgttcagctgtgtgtccatgaaGAGTGACTGGTCCAAAGGTCATCCTCCAAACTTCAGTcctgaacctggaccctcacacTCTGAGTAAGAGACTGTGTCCACACCTCACGTTGTGTCTGGTTCAGTAAATCAACCTCCAACATGTCGATGTAGAAACTCTTCACAGTTTCcagtcacagaggaaatgttaaCAATGGGAAGATGCTCATTACAAGTTCTGATGATGTGATTAACATATTtgttttagggctgcaactaatgattatgtTCATAATCGATGtctctgtcatttattttctagaTCAATCGATAACTGTTcgatccataaaatgtcatgaaactgaaaatgttgatcgtgtttcccaaaccctgagatgatgttttgttttgtccacaccaaagatatattgagtttactgtcacagaggagcaaagaaatccaaaaatattcacatttaagaagctgaaatcagagaattttgccttttttttcatgagaacTAATTGAACCGATAAATTTGATTATCAAattagttggcgattcatttcgCTATTGATTACTAAGCGATTAacggttgcagctctaatttgatttgtccacagacaaagatcagagtctccagtgttcAGCTTTGTGTCCATGAAGAGTGACCGGTCCAAAGATGAACCTCTGGACTTCAGTGGtgaacctggaccctcacacTCTGAGTAAGAGACTGTTTCACATTTATTAGTCGCTGTCAAAGATCTTTACTCAGGATTTCTCTGaagtcacagtcacattgtgtttgttctttattgaAGCTGCTCAGAGGTTTTGTGCAGGAACATTGAAGAGAAGCAGCactgatgaaacatttttcattttcaaagctacaaaaatggaaaaagtcgATGGAAATGTTTACACCACAACTTGCAAAAGTATAACTGCATGTAACGTGTAAAAGATTGTCTGAGATGATGTTTGCATTCGACTGGTGAGCTGTGGGTTTGCCATCGCTGATGCAATGTGTCATGAAGAAAAGTCTCCGtgtccacagagagaagaggagtcatGTTTCTGAGGAGAAGCTGCCGTCCTGCTGTGCTTCTTGTCAGGACGTCCTGAAGGATCCAGTCTCCACCAGCTGTGGACACTGGCTCTGCAGACGCTGCATCACCTCATACTGGGACCAGTCGGGTTCACCAGGAGAGTCCTCCTGTCCCCAGTGTGGACAAAGATCCAGAACAGGACCTGGAGctcagacagcaggtcagagCAGCTCTGTGCAGAGTGACACTGaacttctgtctgatggttCATTTGTTCAATCATACAGCACTGACGTGTGTCTGATTGTTGAGCTTTAATCCAGCTGGCAGCTTTTCATGAGGCAtcattcaaacaacttcacactcGACAAGGTTCATGTGTTATTGCTGCACTTTCATCCAACTTACAGTTACATGTTGTGTACGGTTTATAtagatgatttattgtttgtattCATCAAAATACCTTCGGagtcaacactgcacttcctctGGTCCTCAGCCAAACACCCAAGATTGAAGTCGATCGTATGAGCGGTTGTATAGAAATTcctgaaacagaaagacaaagatttctCTGTTTATAGTTGGACGTATCTAATGAAAGTGATCATCAGactctctgtcttcagtctgACTCTGGTTCTTGTCTTTCAGCAGATGGTGGTCTGCAGCAGGTTCTAGATGAACATAAGAtcagtctgaggaggagatgtgaatgtgtgactgaaggaagtgatgacagaggaagtgaaacccTCCTCAACAGGATCTTCACTGAGCTCTAcatcacagagggacagagtgaagaggtcAATACCCAACATGAGGTGAGGCAGCTGGAGACGACTTCCAAGAAGAAGACCGTCCATGAAACTCCCATCAAGTGCCACGACATCTTTAAAGATGGACCCGACCAGCAGAGACGCATCAGAGTCGTCCTGACGAACGGCGTCGCTGGCGTTGGAAAAACCTTCTCGGTGCAGAAGTTCACTCTGGACTGGGCCGAGGGTTTGGAAAACCAAGACGTCAGTCTGCTGATTCTGCTTTCGTTCAGGGAGCTGAACCTGATCAGAGACCAGCAGCACAGTCTGCTCACGCTGCTCCGTGTTTTCCATCCATCATTACAgaaggtcacagaggagaagctcgctgtctgtagactgttgttcatctttgaTGGCCTGGATGAAAGCCGACTTTCTCTGGATTTCAACCACAGGGAGGTTGTGTCTGGTGTCACACAGAGCTCATCAGTCAACGAGCTGCTGACGAACCTCATCCAGGGGAATCTGCTTCCCTCCGCTCTCGTCTGGATAACCTCCCGACCTGCGGCGGCCAATCAGATCCCTTCTACTTGTGTTGACAGGGTGACAGAGGTACGAGGCTTCACCGACGCCCAGAAGGAGGAGTACTTCAGGAGAAggttcagtgatgaagagctgtCCAGCAGAATCATCTCACACGTGAAGACGTCCAGGAGCCTCCACATCATGTGTCAAATCCCAGTCTTCTGCTGGATCAGTGCTACAGTTCTGGAGCACATGttgaccacagaccagagagaagagctgcccaagaccctgactgacctgtactcacacttcctgctggttcagacacagaggaagaagaacaagtaTCATGAAGGACATGAGACGAGGCCACAGGAGCTGACGGAGGTCGACAGGAAAGTTCTCCTGAAGCTGGGGAGGCTGGCGTTTGAACatctgcagacaggaaacatcatgTTCTACCAAGAAGACCTGGAGCGCTGTGGTCTTGACGTCACAGAGGCCTCGGTGTACTCCGGAGTTTGTACTGAGATCTTcagaagagagtgtgtgatCTTCCAGAAAACCGTCTACTGCTTTGTTCATCTGAGCGTTCAGGAGTTTCTGGCTGCAGTCTACATGTTCCACTGTGtcaccaacagaaacacaaaagtacTGTACGACTTCCTGGGAACAAAATGGatcaacacacaacatgacTCTCTACTGGAAAACTTCCTGAAGATGACGATGGAGAAATCCCTCGAAAGTCAAAATGGCCACCTGGATCTGTTTGTTCGCTTCCTTCACGGCCTCTCTCTGGAGTCCAACCAGAGACTCTTAAGAGGCCTGATGGGTCGGACAGAGAACCATCCAACGATCATCCAGAGAGTCATCAACAATCTGAAGAAGATGAACAGTTATGAAATCTCTCCTGACAGAAGCATCAACATCTTCCACTGTCTGATAGAGATGAACGACCTCTCAGTACATCAGGAGATCCAAGAGTTCCTCAAGtcagagaacagatcagagaagGAACTCTCTGAGatccactgctctgctctggcctACATGCTGCAGATGTCAGAGGAGGTTCTGGTTGAGTTGGACCTGAACAAGTACAACACATCATTGGAGGGACGATGGAGACTGATCCCAGCTGTGAGGAACTGCAGAACGGCTCGGTGAGTCCAGACCAGtgatggacgacgtgtctccacttcctcccactgcacGAAACTGAAGCCacaatatctttatttttttaaattatggcaCGAGGAATAAAATAATCTGAAGAGGTTTACAGTGGCCAGTGACTCTATAGCGCCTCCCAGAGGTCAAGGGCTCAAACTGGCTGAAGAGAGGATCTCCTAGGGGCAAGTAAGAAAGTCTCTGATCCAGAGAACTAGTCCATGACTGATGTTGAGATCAATTGGCCTTTTCAGGAGAATGTGGGTTTTCATTGAGTTGAAAGCTGAACTGAAGTCCACTAATAAGACCCTGGCATATCCTCTAGGATGCACAAGTTGTTTAGTGAGTGAGTTGAGAAGCGTCAGAACAGCATCATCAGTGCTTctgtcacttctctctcctttcaacACAGTAACTCCATATTACCAGAAGGCAACCTTCCTTTCATTGAGACAGGTTTTCAGTTGTTTGACACCCAGTtcatgacctgtactgcagccagccaccagggggcgacccagatcttttgggagctgtcatgtcgtccatctttatctacagtcatTGGTCCAGACGTGATCAGTGACATGATGGATCAGTATAGATCAGTAGTTGAGTTCACTCAGTGTGAAATGATTTCTGATCTGAGAACGACTGTTCATCAGAAAACTGCAGAATCAAACCTTTAGTGTCTccagaggaagctgaggagttTCCTCGAGTGACGTCACCTGTCAGTGTCAGTTGGGAGTCGAGACGACGAGTTTGAGAAGTAAAGACGTGTCCTGATATATCAGATGTGTGGACATATGAGAGCACATCAGAGTCAACGtgctgcttttcattcattcatctcagATTCAAGTAAAACACAGATTCACATTAAAAGTCTGAGGAGGATTATTGATTCATGTCCAACACAATGAGATTGGATGAGATGAACCATGGACGTGTAGAGCAGATGGTCAATACATCATGACTTGTTTTCTCATCATGTGCAtcaagtgtgttttcatcacagattgtctggttttatattttctctcttcacagaTTTATTCGCTGTGAACTCTCAGAGACTCACTGTGAAGTcgtggcctcagctctgaagtccgacccctcccacctgacagaactggaccTGACCCACAACTTCTCCCTGCAGGATTCAGCAGTGAAGCTTCTGTCTGCTGGACTGGAGAGTCCACAttgtcgactggagactctgaggtcagttcactgactggatctgttgggtttgttttggacacaaacatgttcAATGTTAAAGTTTCAGTTCTGGTGAGACCAGTCATAGTGTTTGCGATCCAGAGTCGTGGAGACACTGAGATATTTCTCAGGTTTCTGGTGATGCTGCTcatctgaacatgacaaacGCTGCGTCTCTCCTCAACAAAGAAATATAGTTCAGAGCTCGTGTAACAGAAGTGATGGATCTGACAGTTCTGTTGTTCAAAGGGTCCAGTTGAGTTTCTCTTGAAAACAGATGTATGAACCTGTTGTTGTGTTCTCATGGATGCACGTGGTCATTGTAGTTGTGATGTAGGGACCAATCAGCAGACAGGACTGAaaactgttggtttgtttggacattctgttttttatgttgAGATCTTGATTttgaaacacttcctgtttccatgtctcttgtctgttcacTTGACCTTGTCCCTGTGactgtctcacctgttcctaatgtctcacctgtgttcagtcTTCTCTTGTGTattcagtctttgtgctcccagtcctctgtcaGTTCGTCAGGTGATTTTCACCCAACCTGTGGGTCCTGCCCTGTTAGTTCCCTGTGTCTCGTGCCTTGTTGTTTCTGTTCGTTGGTTTTTGTTCCTaactgtatttctgtgttttggtttggttCTTCTGCCTCAGTTGGAGTTTTTGGATCACCAGAGTTTGGACTTTGTTAGTTTTTCCTAGATAGACTGTAAGTCAGTTTTTTCGTTACTGTTTATTAAATCATCTTTTTCACCACTCACTGCATTCTGGGTCCTGTTCACCGTAACTGACAGTGGCTCAGATCAACTGAActcaggaagtgaatgaaagacaCAATCAGGGATTTGTTGGCTGAGGAACCAGATTGAATGGACTTGACCATCAGGACCCGTCTCTactttgaacatgttttaatcCCACAGACCTTCAGGGAGAAGAAGGTCGCGTGACACATGAGAGAAGGAACATCTCTGATTTGATATTCATCTTCTCGTTACAGTTTGGactgaggtcagcagcaggtcatgagtctgtgttgacatgaacaggtgtatgaatgttgtgttgacatggTGATGATCCACAAGAACAGACGGACAAAGACTCATTGATCAGGATTATCAATGATttgattctttgttttattctttatccaggttgagtGACTGtagtttgtcagagatcagctgttcttctctggtctcagctctgaagtccaactcctcccacctgacagaactggacctgagctacaacaagctgcaggattcaggagtgaaggagctgtgtggttttctggagagtccacactgtcgactggagactctgaggtcagacaccttgttcacactgtatattgtcATTAATAACTCAGGTGTGCTGGTGTCTTTAAACGTCAGCGGCGACCATTTGACCAGATGTGTTCGACTAGTTCATAAACTCAACTCAGCACTTTCACAGACTGGACAGACTATGGAGTTATGttcctatctttattcaagagcgtggtcttttGGTTTGTGTGCATCACTTAGTGATTTCTCGTTCAGGttcttcattctttccttcaaaatctgcccTCACACTCAAATAGTTCTttcttgtgctcaaattgtttcttcttgcattcacatttattctgcttctgctcaaactgttcGCTTGTGcacaaatatattgttgctcgcACTTAGATTATGTTGTTGCTCacacagatttcctgctctcagcttcAACTCTTCTTCTGTGGATGTTTTGTGTGACAACCCTCTCAAAAACCCTCAACCAGTAGGATTGCAGGTGTAGTGTTGACCAATGGAAAGATCGCTGTGAATTTGCGGGTGCGTTCACTGACCTCTTAGAGCGCAGGAAGAGTCAAATACGAGTGGTAATGATTGAAGCCTTTGGAAattaatagtatttttttctcgTGCTTTTCTTATAATAAATGCTTGAAAACTGATAAGTAATGATTGTAATCTTGGTCACTCTTAAATAACACGGTATTGATGAGCACTTGATCTGTAGTTTACAACCCAATAGTGACACAAAAGGAGGGAGAGTGACATTGTATCATGACTGTAAGTCCATGCCTTCAGTACTGCGCTGACAGGAAAGAACATTACCAACCACTAGTATTTGACTCTTCCTGCGCCTCAGCGTTAACAAGTCATTCTggagtgtgttttgacagtagATAGTCGGAGTTTAAAAGTATTGTTGTCATAGTGTGAACTGTCTGTGGTGGTAAATGTGGCGGAACCATCGTGAAAACAGTGTTgatcagtttgtgtatttcctgAGAGGAGCCGAGAGTAACCAGTTGATTCAGGTGAACTCAAATCCAACTGTTCCCCGGAGGATGACGTCATCTATCAGTATGTGACGGACAGTCGTCGTGGCTCACGGTGATTATCGAGGACTTCCAGGTTTGCCATGTTTGCTGTAGTAAGATGGAATCCAGCTCAATGCGATCCTGCAAgaatttaattttcttcactttattttttacgtAGGTGGCTGAAAATTAGTGCTTACTTATACAATCATATTCGCTATGATATGTCAGATATGAGATGCGACGTGCACATCCCACTAATA from Scophthalmus maximus strain ysfricsl-2021 chromosome 3, ASM2237912v1, whole genome shotgun sequence carries:
- the LOC118314126 gene encoding NACHT, LRR and PYD domains-containing protein 12 isoform X5, which produces MKSKVFSQSQLSRTGGKTGNYRSVGASPLRPEKMSDLEEDEDRAESPVFSCVSMKSDWSKGHPPNFSPEPGPSHSEQRSESPVFSFVSMKSDRSKDEPLDFSGEPGPSHSEEKRSHVSEEKLPSCCASCQDVLKDPVSTSCGHWLCRRCITSYWDQSGSPGESSCPQCGQRSRTGPGAQTAADGGLQQVLDEHKISLRRRCECVTEGSDDRGSETLLNRIFTELYITEGQSEEVNTQHEVRQLETTSKKKTVHETPIKCHDIFKDGPDQQRRIRVVLTNGVAGVGKTFSVQKFTLDWAEGLENQDVSLLILLSFRELNLIRDQQHSLLTLLRVFHPSLQKVTEEKLAVCRLLFIFDGLDESRLSLDFNHREVVSGVTQSSSVNELLTNLIQGNLLPSALVWITSRPAAANQIPSTCVDRVTEVRGFTDAQKEEYFRRRFSDEELSSRIISHVKTSRSLHIMCQIPVFCWISATVLEHMLTTDQREELPKTLTDLYSHFLLVQTQRKKNKYHEGHETRPQELTEVDRKVLLKLGRLAFEHLQTGNIMFYQEDLERCGLDVTEASVYSGVCTEIFRRECVIFQKTVYCFVHLSVQEFLAAVYMFHCVTNRNTKVLYDFLGTKWINTQHDSLLENFLKMTMEKSLESQNGHLDLFVRFLHGLSLESNQRLLRGLMGRTENHPTIIQRVINNLKKMNSYEISPDRSINIFHCLIEMNDLSVHQEIQEFLKSENRSEKELSEIHCSALAYMLQMSEEVLVELDLNKYNTSLEGRWRLIPAVRNCRTARFIRCELSETHCEVVASALKSDPSHLTELDLTHNFSLQDSAVKLLSAGLESPHCRLETLRLSDCSLSEISCSSLVSALKSNSSHLTELDLSYNKLQDSGVKELCGFLESPHCRLETLRLWSCRLSEISCSSLASALKSNPSHLTELDLSGNKLQDSGVKELCGFLKSPHCRLETLRLNHCSLSEISCSSLASALKSNPSNLRQLDVSLNQLQYSVVKELCGFLESPHCRLETLRLMSCRLSEISCSSLASALKSNPSHLRQLDLRYNNLQDSGVKKLRDLVQTVEC
- the LOC118314126 gene encoding NACHT, LRR and PYD domains-containing protein 12 isoform X9, encoding MKSKVFSQSQLSRTGGKTGNYRSVGASPLRPEKMSDLEEDEDRAESPVFSCVSMKSDWSKGHPPNFSPEPGPSHSEQRSESPVFSFVSMKSDRSKDEPLDFSGEPGPSHSEEKRSHVSEEKLPSCCASCQDVLKDPVSTSCGHWLCRRCITSYWDQSGSPGESSCPQCGQRSRTGPGAQTAADGGLQQVLDEHKISLRRRCECVTEGSDDRGSETLLNRIFTELYITEGQSEEVNTQHEVRQLETTSKKKTVHETPIKCHDIFKDGPDQQRRIRVVLTNGVAGVGKTFSVQKFTLDWAEGLENQDVSLLILLSFRELNLIRDQQHSLLTLLRVFHPSLQKVTEEKLAVCRLLFIFDGLDESRLSLDFNHREVVSGVTQSSSVNELLTNLIQGNLLPSALVWITSRPAAANQIPSTCVDRVTEVRGFTDAQKEEYFRRRFSDEELSSRIISHVKTSRSLHIMCQIPVFCWISATVLEHMLTTDQREELPKTLTDLYSHFLLVQTQRKKNKYHEGHETRPQELTEVDRKVLLKLGRLAFEHLQTGNIMFYQEDLERCGLDVTEASVYSGVCTEIFRRECVIFQKTVYCFVHLSVQEFLAAVYMFHCVTNRNTKVLYDFLGTKWINTQHDSLLENFLKMTMEKSLESQNGHLDLFVRFLHGLSLESNQRLLRGLMGRTENHPTIIQRVINNLKKMNSYEISPDRSINIFHCLIEMNDLSVHQEIQEFLKSENRSEKELSEIHCSALAYMLQMSEEVLVELDLNKYNTSLEGRWRLIPAVRNCRTARFIRCELSETHCEVVASALKSDPSHLTELDLTHNFSLQDSAVKLLSAGLESPHCRLETLRLWSCSLSEISCSSLASALKSNPSNLRQLDVSLNQLQYSVVKELCGFLESPHCRLETLRLMSCSLSEISCSSLASVLKSNPSHLKELDLSDNKLQDSGVKELCGFLESPHCRLETLRLMSCRLSEISCSSLASALKSNPSHLRQLDLRYNNLQDSGVKKLRDLVQTVEC
- the LOC118314126 gene encoding NACHT, LRR and PYD domains-containing protein 12 isoform X10 yields the protein MKSKVFSQSQLSRTGGKTGNYRSVGASPLRPEKMSDLEEDEDRAESPVFSCVSMKSDWSKGHPPNFSPEPGPSHSEQRSESPVFSFVSMKSDRSKDEPLDFSGEPGPSHSEEKRSHVSEEKLPSCCASCQDVLKDPVSTSCGHWLCRRCITSYWDQSGSPGESSCPQCGQRSRTGPGAQTAADGGLQQVLDEHKISLRRRCECVTEGSDDRGSETLLNRIFTELYITEGQSEEVNTQHEVRQLETTSKKKTVHETPIKCHDIFKDGPDQQRRIRVVLTNGVAGVGKTFSVQKFTLDWAEGLENQDVSLLILLSFRELNLIRDQQHSLLTLLRVFHPSLQKVTEEKLAVCRLLFIFDGLDESRLSLDFNHREVVSGVTQSSSVNELLTNLIQGNLLPSALVWITSRPAAANQIPSTCVDRVTEVRGFTDAQKEEYFRRRFSDEELSSRIISHVKTSRSLHIMCQIPVFCWISATVLEHMLTTDQREELPKTLTDLYSHFLLVQTQRKKNKYHEGHETRPQELTEVDRKVLLKLGRLAFEHLQTGNIMFYQEDLERCGLDVTEASVYSGVCTEIFRRECVIFQKTVYCFVHLSVQEFLAAVYMFHCVTNRNTKVLYDFLGTKWINTQHDSLLENFLKMTMEKSLESQNGHLDLFVRFLHGLSLESNQRLLRGLMGRTENHPTIIQRVINNLKKMNSYEISPDRSINIFHCLIEMNDLSVHQEIQEFLKSENRSEKELSEIHCSALAYMLQMSEEVLVELDLNKYNTSLEGRWRLIPAVRNCRTARFIRCELSETHCEVVASALKSDPSHLTELDLTHNFSLQDSAVKLLSAGLESPHCRLETLRLNHCSLSEISCSSLASALKSNPSNLRQLDVSLNQLQYSVVKELCGFLESPHCRLETLRLMSCSLSEISCSSLASVLKSNPSHLKELDLSDNKLQDSGVKELCGFLESPHCRLETLRLMSCRLSEISCSSLASALKSNPSHLRQLDLRYNNLQDSGVKKLRDLVQTVEC